One genomic region from Salipiger sp. CCB-MM3 encodes:
- a CDS encoding site-specific integrase: MKHFSADDLSLALLPHQTPMFSDVVAKIEADTNLSPTRKRDMASALKRVAEALGKTPSNMPADPRWLQPRLEAITPAMIGVSQKTWANLVSNARAALVHSGIAKVRTNQQHALTESWRVLWETARTSGKIHDSLSRFVYFLDRLGVAPEEVGDPHVTAYHDALMDDEIRKNPAASLRNAVNAWNRAVEYVPEWPKTRLKGTEPKAQKIKLPLASFPASFSADLACFKKTAGRADFLAEPGIRPLAPASIATYARLLERFAGAVVRSGIPAEDIPDIAALLSDQMLEAGLRWLYARNGDALTPGLKLTILALQQVGRRHLGRTEQPLIDKYVKRLPKKQQGMTEQNRARLRPMLAPQMTARIAKLPEVLMKRAGTQTSHKACLLREQAIALEILLHCPIRRGNLLSIDLDRHLQRPGDGRVYLVFPQDEVKNRMMLEFELPKRIVEMIDGHIALRSPRLCPAGTTYLFPKRDGSHPMAGEHLSDNFKKCLRRELGLEVNLHLFRHFAAHILLEACPGHYEAARRLLGHSRLTSTLNAYTGVETTSAARTYADIVGKLQQ; this comes from the coding sequence ATGAAGCACTTTAGCGCCGACGACCTCAGCCTCGCCCTCCTCCCCCATCAGACCCCCATGTTCAGCGACGTGGTCGCCAAAATCGAGGCGGACACCAACCTGAGCCCCACCCGCAAGCGTGACATGGCCTCCGCCCTCAAGCGCGTGGCGGAAGCGCTGGGGAAGACCCCGAGCAACATGCCCGCGGATCCCCGGTGGCTCCAGCCCCGGCTCGAAGCAATCACCCCGGCCATGATCGGCGTCTCGCAGAAGACCTGGGCCAATCTCGTGAGCAATGCCCGGGCTGCACTGGTGCACTCCGGGATTGCGAAAGTTAGAACAAACCAGCAACATGCGCTGACTGAAAGCTGGCGGGTGCTGTGGGAAACGGCCCGCACCAGCGGCAAGATCCACGACTCGCTCAGCCGCTTTGTCTACTTCCTGGATCGCCTTGGCGTTGCCCCCGAAGAGGTCGGAGACCCGCATGTGACCGCGTACCACGACGCCCTGATGGATGACGAGATCCGCAAGAACCCTGCGGCATCGCTGCGCAATGCGGTCAATGCCTGGAACCGGGCGGTCGAATATGTCCCCGAATGGCCAAAGACGCGCTTGAAGGGCACCGAACCGAAAGCCCAGAAGATCAAGCTTCCGCTCGCCAGCTTCCCTGCGAGCTTCTCGGCCGATCTTGCGTGCTTCAAGAAGACCGCAGGCCGCGCGGACTTCCTCGCCGAGCCCGGCATTCGTCCTCTCGCCCCGGCATCGATCGCGACCTATGCCCGCCTTCTGGAGCGCTTCGCGGGCGCCGTGGTGCGGTCCGGTATCCCCGCCGAAGACATCCCGGATATCGCGGCTCTCCTCTCCGACCAGATGCTCGAGGCGGGCCTTCGCTGGCTCTACGCGCGAAACGGTGACGCGCTGACCCCGGGCCTGAAACTGACCATCCTGGCCCTGCAACAGGTGGGGCGGCGCCACCTCGGACGGACCGAGCAGCCCCTGATCGACAAGTACGTGAAGCGCTTGCCCAAGAAGCAGCAGGGGATGACCGAGCAGAACCGCGCGCGCTTGCGCCCAATGCTGGCCCCGCAGATGACGGCACGCATTGCCAAGCTGCCGGAGGTCCTGATGAAGCGCGCCGGCACTCAGACGTCCCACAAGGCGTGCCTCCTGCGCGAACAGGCCATTGCCCTCGAAATCCTGCTGCATTGCCCGATCCGCCGCGGCAACCTTCTCTCCATTGATCTCGACCGCCACCTGCAGCGTCCCGGGGACGGCCGTGTCTACCTCGTCTTCCCGCAGGACGAGGTGAAGAACCGCATGATGCTGGAGTTCGAATTGCCGAAGCGGATCGTCGAGATGATCGACGGCCACATTGCTCTGCGCTCGCCCCGGCTTTGCCCTGCGGGAACCACCTATCTCTTCCCGAAGCGGGATGGCAGCCATCCGATGGCTGGCGAGCATCTTTCGGACAATTTCAAGAAGTGCCTGCGCCGCGAACTTGGGCTCGAGGTGAACCTGCACCTCTTCCGTCATTTCGCCGCCCACATCCTGCTGGAGGCCTGCCCCGGGCACTACGAGGCCGCGCGCCGTCTGCTCGGCCATTCGCGGCTGACCAGCACGCTCAACGCCTATACCGGCGTCGAGACCACCTCTGCTGCGCGCACGTATGCGGATATTGTCGGGAAGCTGCAGCAGTGA
- a CDS encoding chemotaxis protein CheB: MKDKDLQQGEMTREERERLCIVGIGASAGGLEAIREMLAEARAESNLAYVVIQHLDPNHESLLAELLARHTELRVRQASGGEKIEVGNVYIIPPGHGLSVTDGVLNLTEFAQPRGLRRPIDDFFESLAVDQGRFAACVILSGTGADGSAGLRAIKEHGGLCLVQEPGTAKYDGMPTSAQNTGLVDFVRRPDQIVEAIEQFYSHTLVDTADRQLANTVEAHLEDICSVVRNFVGHDFSGYKKSTLIRRVQRRIQVLDLPDASAYLKRVRADSRECEVLFRELLINVTRFFRDPAHFDRLRETAVKPLIRDAGSDDEIRIWVPGCSSGEEAYTIAMMFADEARQQQRTVNIQLFATDIDEQMLRIAREATYPQAALADIPEAMRDSYTIALDGRFRISAKIRDMIRFSVHSIVRDPPFSNIDLLSCRNLLIYFGDTLQSSALPIFHYALKPGATLFLGPSETVGRYDHIFKPLDQSARIFQRNNSRPEYPLHLRSPQRTQSSGRRHAETDSEPPTRLDWGQSDVAERILSAYAPATLRVTPRGEILRSTGKLGKYLEVTPGQDSDNFAPSLARAGVREALSAILRQVARGKKRTISRDLSARSEFGQQSFDLIADPLEDGTILLVFRDRDRFEALDDDEFEELDPTDSHVQSLEHELRDTRARLHTTVEELETANEELKSSNEEMMSMNEELQSTNEELSTVNDELKSKVDELSVANADLTNFFVSTALPLVVVDQRMAIRNFTDAIQSIYPFRGTDRGRPLTEVTSTLRQNEEVLTAIGEVMRDGDVRHMRVNDRADSRTWSLVITPYRSRDGDLNGATLVFTEVTDSLRLEAALKHEGERLRLALDVSGLAVWECDPKAGTLALDDSGRRMLGIDAQQLSVEQFLHLVEPGQRDAVAGALQNALTGGEVIDVIAKLASDGPHARSIQVVGRRIATQSAERVLGVLFDVTEEQDAKDVREMMLREMNHRVKNMFSIISSMVRMAGRRAESIPGLVDGVQTRINALARSHDLTQRSPRARHFSLEDAVRASIEPYQGDAEVTISGPAVPVANHELTSLSLLLHEWSTNASKYGVFGHSPGRLEVNWTQDGGTVELIWNEIHEARVEPDNGAEGFGSTLVQLSAVQLNGTVSVEYGDHERRMVLRYVPDER, encoded by the coding sequence ATGAAAGACAAGGATCTCCAGCAGGGCGAGATGACCCGCGAAGAGCGCGAGCGCCTCTGCATTGTCGGCATCGGCGCGTCCGCAGGCGGGCTCGAAGCGATCCGCGAGATGCTGGCGGAGGCGCGGGCCGAGAGCAATCTGGCCTATGTGGTGATCCAGCACCTCGATCCGAACCACGAAAGCCTGCTGGCCGAGCTTCTGGCGCGCCATACCGAGCTGCGTGTGCGGCAGGCCTCGGGCGGCGAGAAGATCGAGGTGGGCAATGTCTATATCATCCCGCCGGGGCATGGGCTGTCGGTGACGGATGGCGTGCTGAACCTGACCGAGTTCGCGCAGCCGCGCGGGCTGCGGCGGCCGATCGACGATTTCTTTGAGAGCCTCGCGGTGGATCAGGGGCGCTTTGCCGCCTGCGTGATCCTGTCGGGCACCGGGGCGGACGGCAGCGCCGGGCTGCGGGCGATCAAAGAGCATGGCGGGCTGTGCCTCGTGCAGGAGCCGGGCACCGCGAAATATGACGGCATGCCGACCTCGGCGCAGAACACCGGTCTGGTGGATTTTGTGCGCCGTCCCGACCAGATCGTCGAGGCGATCGAGCAGTTTTATTCGCATACGCTTGTCGATACCGCCGACCGGCAGCTGGCGAACACCGTCGAGGCGCATCTGGAAGACATCTGCTCGGTGGTGCGCAACTTCGTCGGGCATGACTTCTCGGGCTACAAGAAGTCGACGCTGATCCGCCGGGTGCAGCGGCGCATTCAGGTGCTCGACCTGCCCGACGCCAGCGCCTATCTCAAGCGGGTGCGGGCAGACTCGCGCGAGTGCGAGGTTCTGTTCCGCGAGCTGCTGATCAACGTCACCCGTTTCTTCCGCGACCCGGCGCATTTCGACCGGCTGCGCGAGACGGCGGTGAAGCCGCTGATCCGGGATGCGGGCAGCGATGACGAGATCCGCATCTGGGTGCCAGGCTGCTCCAGCGGCGAGGAAGCCTATACCATCGCGATGATGTTCGCCGACGAGGCGCGGCAACAGCAGCGCACGGTCAATATCCAGCTTTTCGCCACCGACATCGACGAGCAGATGCTGCGGATCGCGCGCGAGGCGACCTATCCGCAGGCGGCGCTGGCCGACATCCCCGAAGCGATGCGCGACAGTTACACGATCGCGCTCGACGGGCGGTTCCGCATCTCGGCCAAGATCCGCGACATGATCCGTTTCTCGGTGCATTCCATCGTGCGCGATCCGCCGTTTTCGAACATCGACCTGCTGTCCTGCCGCAACCTGCTGATCTACTTCGGCGACACGCTGCAGTCCTCGGCGCTGCCGATCTTCCATTACGCGCTGAAGCCCGGCGCGACGCTGTTCCTTGGCCCGTCCGAGACCGTCGGGCGCTATGACCATATCTTCAAGCCGCTGGATCAGAGCGCGCGGATCTTTCAGCGCAACAACAGCAGGCCGGAATATCCGCTGCATCTGCGCAGCCCGCAGCGCACCCAAAGCTCGGGCCGCCGCCACGCGGAAACCGATTCCGAGCCGCCGACCCGCCTCGATTGGGGCCAGAGCGATGTCGCCGAGCGGATCCTCTCGGCCTATGCGCCGGCGACGCTGCGCGTGACGCCGCGCGGCGAGATTCTGCGCTCGACCGGCAAGCTGGGCAAATATCTCGAGGTCACGCCCGGACAGGACAGCGACAATTTCGCCCCCTCGCTGGCACGCGCGGGCGTGCGCGAGGCGCTTTCGGCGATCCTGCGGCAGGTGGCGCGCGGCAAGAAGCGCACCATTTCGCGCGATCTTTCGGCGCGGTCGGAGTTCGGCCAGCAGTCGTTTGACCTGATCGCCGACCCGCTGGAGGATGGCACGATCCTTCTGGTGTTCCGCGACCGCGACCGCTTCGAGGCGCTGGACGACGACGAGTTTGAAGAGCTCGACCCCACCGACAGCCATGTGCAGAGCCTAGAGCACGAGCTGCGCGACACCCGCGCCCGGCTGCACACCACGGTGGAGGAACTGGAGACCGCGAACGAGGAGCTGAAAAGCTCCAACGAAGAAATGATGTCGATGAACGAGGAGCTTCAGTCGACCAACGAAGAGCTTTCGACGGTCAACGACGAGCTCAAGAGCAAGGTCGACGAGCTTTCGGTGGCCAATGCCGACCTGACCAACTTCTTCGTGTCGACAGCGCTGCCGCTGGTGGTGGTCGATCAGCGCATGGCGATCCGCAATTTCACCGATGCGATCCAGTCGATCTATCCGTTCCGCGGCACCGACCGGGGCCGCCCGCTGACCGAAGTCACCAGTACGCTGCGCCAGAACGAAGAGGTGCTGACCGCCATCGGCGAGGTGATGCGCGACGGCGACGTGCGCCATATGCGGGTCAACGACCGGGCGGACAGCCGCACGTGGTCGCTGGTCATCACGCCCTATCGCAGCCGCGATGGCGATCTGAACGGCGCGACGCTGGTTTTCACCGAAGTGACCGACTCGCTGCGGCTTGAGGCGGCGCTGAAGCATGAGGGCGAACGCCTGCGGCTGGCGCTCGACGTCTCGGGCCTTGCGGTCTGGGAGTGCGATCCCAAGGCGGGCACGCTTGCGCTCGACGACAGTGGCAGGCGGATGCTGGGCATCGACGCGCAGCAACTGTCGGTGGAGCAGTTCCTGCACTTGGTGGAGCCGGGGCAGCGCGACGCCGTCGCCGGTGCCCTGCAGAACGCGCTGACCGGCGGCGAGGTCATCGACGTGATCGCCAAGCTGGCCTCGGACGGGCCGCACGCGCGCTCTATCCAAGTGGTCGGACGGCGCATCGCGACCCAAAGCGCCGAGCGGGTGCTGGGCGTGCTCTTCGACGTGACCGAAGAGCAGGACGCCAAAGACGTGCGCGAGATGATGCTGCGCGAGATGAACCACCGCGTGAAGAACATGTTCTCGATCATCTCGAGCATGGTGCGCATGGCCGGGCGCCGGGCCGAGTCGATCCCCGGTCTGGTCGATGGCGTGCAGACGCGGATCAACGCTCTGGCGCGGTCGCATGACCTGACGCAGCGCTCGCCGCGCGCCCGTCACTTCAGCCTAGAGGATGCGGTCCGCGCCTCGATCGAGCCCTATCAGGGCGACGCCGAGGTGACGATTTCCGGTCCGGCGGTGCCCGTGGCCAATCATGAGCTGACCTCGCTCTCGCTGCTGCTGCACGAGTGGTCGACCAACGCGTCGAAATACGGAGTCTTTGGGCATTCTCCGGGCCGACTTGAGGTGAATTGGACACAGGACGGCGGAACCGTCGAATTGATATGGAACGAAATCCACGAAGCGCGTGTTGAACCTGACAACGGAGCCGAGGGCTTCGGCTCGACGCTGGTCCAACTTTCGGCCGTGCAGCTGAACGGAACGGTCTCTGTCGAATACGGTGATCACGAACGAAGGATGGTGCTGCGCTATGTCCCCGATGAGCGGTGA
- a CDS encoding PAS domain-containing protein: protein MTAPETLPTSLRDYILKSNIALAVSQTEDDAPLILVNDAFCKLTGYSNEEVVGHNCRFLQGPDTSEEMRQPLHDFVHGEGPDNGRFPILNYRKDGSSFLNFVFMTRLLGAERKPRFILASQFDMTTALRRSGLAQNDETLRRVLSDVEQIGREFGLAMVGSAQLIADSIAMMAKLSLDEDER from the coding sequence ATGACAGCCCCAGAGACCCTGCCCACGTCGCTTCGCGACTATATTCTAAAGTCCAACATCGCGCTTGCGGTGTCCCAGACCGAAGACGACGCGCCGCTCATCTTGGTAAATGACGCTTTCTGCAAACTGACCGGTTACAGCAATGAAGAGGTGGTCGGACACAACTGCCGCTTCTTGCAGGGCCCGGACACCAGCGAAGAGATGCGTCAGCCGCTGCATGATTTCGTGCATGGCGAGGGCCCGGACAATGGCCGCTTTCCGATCCTGAATTATCGCAAGGACGGCAGCAGCTTTCTCAACTTCGTCTTCATGACGCGGCTGCTTGGCGCGGAGCGCAAGCCGCGCTTTATTCTGGCCTCGCAGTTCGACATGACGACGGCACTGCGCCGCTCGGGGCTGGCGCAGAATGATGAGACGCTGCGCCGCGTTCTGAGCGATGTGGAGCAGATCGGGCGCGAGTTCGGGCTGGCGATGGTGGGCTCGGCACAATTGATTGCGGACTCGATCGCGATGATGGCAAAGCTGTCACTCGACGAAGACGAGCGCTGA
- a CDS encoding FAS1-like dehydratase domain-containing protein — translation MTLDLDHLRDWIGREERQSELLTAAQVQRFNATFDREGPLEDGAEAPLLIHLCLCQPAVPGAQLGPDGHPARGGFLPPVPLPRRMWAGGAFEFHDAPRIGETITRRSVIEDVTLKHGRSGVLCFVTVTHHISAGPRRLLTERQDIVYREAGGAEPPALPPAPAGAARRMLPPDPVLLFRYSALSFNGHRIHYDTPYASGEEGYPGLIVHGPLQATLLAQFAADLRGAVPARFSFRSLAPIFDTHAFSLNACAEGDGLGLWTAAEDGPLAMHAEAVW, via the coding sequence ATGACCCTAGACCTCGATCATCTGCGCGACTGGATCGGGCGCGAAGAGCGCCAGTCCGAACTTCTCACCGCGGCTCAGGTGCAGCGGTTCAACGCGACCTTCGACCGTGAAGGCCCGCTCGAGGACGGGGCCGAGGCGCCGCTGCTCATTCACCTGTGTCTGTGTCAGCCCGCCGTGCCCGGCGCGCAGCTTGGCCCGGACGGGCATCCGGCGCGCGGAGGCTTTCTGCCACCGGTGCCCCTGCCCCGCCGCATGTGGGCAGGCGGCGCTTTTGAGTTTCATGACGCACCGCGCATCGGCGAGACGATCACCCGCCGCTCGGTGATCGAAGATGTGACCCTGAAACATGGGCGCAGCGGTGTGCTGTGTTTCGTGACCGTCACCCATCATATCAGCGCGGGCCCGCGCCGGCTGCTCACCGAGCGGCAGGACATCGTCTATCGCGAGGCCGGTGGGGCCGAGCCCCCTGCCCTGCCGCCCGCGCCCGCCGGGGCCGCGCGGCGGATGCTGCCGCCCGATCCGGTTCTGCTGTTCCGCTACTCGGCGCTGAGCTTCAACGGCCACCGCATACATTATGATACCCCCTATGCGAGTGGCGAAGAGGGCTATCCGGGGCTGATCGTGCACGGCCCGCTGCAGGCCACGCTGCTGGCGCAATTCGCTGCCGATTTGCGCGGCGCGGTGCCCGCGCGCTTCAGCTTCCGCAGCCTTGCGCCGATCTTCGACACCCATGCCTTCTCGCTCAACGCCTGCGCCGAGGGCGACGGGCTGGGCCTGTGGACCGCTGCCGAGGATGGGCCGCTGGCGATGCATGCCGAAGCCGTGTGGTAG
- a CDS encoding recombinase family protein, with the protein MRTAIYARFSSTLQREASIEDQVRLCQNRAHTEGWSVVQVFSDMALSGASMHRPGLQSLIDLAARGGLDVILCEALDRLSRDQADVATLYKQLDFHNVRVVTLSEGEVNELHVGLKGTMNQMFLKDLAAKTRRGLRGRVEAGKSGGGNAYGYAVVRRLGADGLPVTGEREIIPEEAKIIRRAFEEFAGGYSPKAIARRLNEDGIPGPRGALWRDTAIRGHRIRGTGLLNNELYLGRLVWNRLRYVKDPATGKRVSRLNPESDWIIQEVPELRIVSDALWASVKARQTKIDATPAVQGIRKSKFWEKRRGPHLLTGKLACACCGGTFAAVGRDYLACSNARKLGTCDARKSIKRAVLEEAVLDLLRNRLMQPEAVAEFVAAFTRTANAERASEKASRQQTARALKETERKLLGLYDAIADGFRTPGLLQQLEELEAKKAELEAELQAPSPAPLRFHPGLAKLYRKKVSELSGALRDEAIRTPALEVLRGLIERVVVRHEGVNGSLVLELEGAITAMIEQAQPGALHGVDACSVKVVAGVGFEPTTFRL; encoded by the coding sequence ATGCGCACCGCCATCTACGCCCGCTTCTCGTCGACCCTGCAGCGAGAAGCCTCGATCGAAGACCAGGTGCGGCTCTGCCAAAACCGCGCCCACACAGAAGGCTGGAGCGTCGTGCAGGTGTTCAGCGACATGGCGCTTTCGGGGGCTTCCATGCACCGTCCCGGACTGCAGAGCTTGATTGATCTCGCCGCGCGCGGTGGGCTCGACGTCATCCTCTGCGAGGCCCTAGACCGGCTAAGCCGGGACCAAGCCGACGTCGCCACGCTCTACAAGCAGCTCGACTTCCATAACGTGCGGGTCGTCACCCTCTCAGAGGGCGAGGTCAACGAGCTGCACGTTGGCCTCAAGGGCACGATGAACCAGATGTTCCTCAAAGACCTTGCTGCCAAGACGCGGCGCGGCCTGCGCGGACGCGTCGAAGCGGGCAAATCCGGTGGTGGCAATGCCTATGGCTATGCCGTGGTGCGTCGGCTGGGTGCAGACGGTCTGCCCGTCACCGGCGAGCGCGAGATCATTCCCGAGGAGGCAAAGATCATCCGGCGCGCATTCGAGGAATTCGCCGGAGGTTACTCTCCCAAGGCCATCGCACGCCGCCTCAACGAGGACGGTATCCCCGGCCCGCGCGGCGCGCTCTGGCGTGACACGGCGATCCGCGGGCACCGTATCCGCGGCACTGGGCTCTTGAACAACGAGCTCTATCTGGGGCGCCTGGTGTGGAACCGTCTGCGCTATGTGAAGGACCCCGCGACGGGAAAACGCGTCTCGCGCCTCAACCCTGAGAGCGACTGGATCATTCAGGAGGTACCGGAGTTGCGCATTGTCAGCGATGCGCTCTGGGCTTCGGTGAAGGCCCGACAGACCAAGATCGACGCCACGCCCGCAGTTCAGGGCATCCGGAAGAGCAAGTTCTGGGAAAAGCGCCGAGGTCCGCACCTGCTCACCGGCAAGCTCGCTTGCGCCTGCTGCGGTGGCACCTTCGCCGCCGTCGGACGGGACTACCTCGCCTGCTCGAATGCCCGCAAGCTCGGTACCTGCGATGCCCGCAAGTCGATCAAGCGCGCGGTGCTGGAAGAGGCGGTGCTCGACCTTCTGCGGAACCGCCTCATGCAGCCCGAAGCGGTTGCCGAATTTGTCGCGGCCTTCACCAGGACAGCCAACGCTGAGCGCGCCTCCGAGAAGGCGTCCAGGCAGCAGACGGCAAGAGCGCTGAAGGAAACCGAGCGCAAGTTGCTGGGCCTCTACGACGCCATCGCCGACGGATTCCGCACGCCTGGCCTGCTGCAGCAACTCGAAGAGCTGGAAGCGAAGAAGGCCGAACTGGAGGCGGAGTTGCAGGCCCCCTCCCCTGCCCCGCTGCGCTTCCACCCCGGTCTGGCCAAGCTCTACCGCAAGAAGGTCTCGGAACTGTCCGGCGCCTTGCGCGACGAAGCGATCCGCACGCCGGCACTTGAGGTGCTGCGTGGCCTGATCGAACGCGTCGTTGTGCGCCACGAGGGCGTAAACGGCAGTCTGGTTCTGGAACTGGAAGGGGCAATCACCGCGATGATCGAGCAGGCGCAACCGGGTGCGCTGCACGGTGTCGATGCATGTTCGGTAAAAGTGGTTGCGGGAGTAGGATTTGAACCTACGACCTTCAGGTTATGA
- a CDS encoding response regulator, producing MSPMSGETTSAKGPAKGKVMICEDEVIVAMDLQMLLEDFGYEVIGPFPSVAQGFAAIEGLRPDVALLDVRLKDGEVYPLADRLQELGVGLVFQSGHVNEEEIAARYPQARCSLKPINPAGLQMALTKAAMTGSTCGATS from the coding sequence ATGTCCCCGATGAGCGGTGAGACGACCTCGGCTAAGGGCCCGGCTAAAGGCAAGGTGATGATCTGCGAGGACGAGGTGATCGTCGCGATGGATCTGCAGATGCTCCTCGAGGATTTTGGCTATGAGGTGATCGGCCCCTTCCCCAGCGTGGCACAGGGGTTCGCCGCCATAGAGGGGCTGCGCCCTGATGTTGCGCTGCTCGACGTGCGGCTGAAGGATGGCGAGGTCTATCCGCTGGCAGACCGGCTGCAGGAGTTGGGCGTTGGCCTGGTGTTCCAGTCCGGGCACGTCAACGAAGAAGAGATCGCCGCGCGCTATCCGCAGGCGCGCTGCAGCCTCAAGCCGATCAACCCGGCAGGCCTGCAGATGGCGCTGACCAAGGCGGCGATGACGGGGTCGACCTGCGGCGCCACCAGCTAA
- a CDS encoding tyrosine-type recombinase/integrase, with product MTRTVRILLLEDWPAADQQMWRHAVQTGGLFDDIGALSHLAEETLGMLRSGYGTWLTWLADVLPGALSEPPDQRLTIARYLNFIEANAHLSPKSKHLYASSALRVLAACYPTADWGPFRKIEFHLKKEADNYVSHRKDGRILSGQFVLAKSLELEAAAETIASPLKKALQQRNGTLLAFLSLIPLRRRTLTSLRFGESILFEDGDIHIVTKPELTKTKTYWNTVVPEVLAPSLQRYVSETRPYLMARGGAEHDSLWVTKDGMPLTGTATGTLIRTLTQDLFGVVISPHLFRDIAATTLARISPEAVGHIRPLLGHNGHLTAEKYYNHATALDVSRSHASLIASLKKDA from the coding sequence GTGACCCGGACCGTTCGCATTCTGCTTCTTGAAGACTGGCCAGCTGCAGATCAGCAGATGTGGCGCCACGCGGTCCAGACAGGCGGCCTGTTCGACGATATCGGCGCACTGTCGCATCTTGCGGAGGAAACGCTCGGCATGCTCCGCAGCGGCTACGGAACATGGCTCACCTGGCTGGCGGACGTCCTGCCGGGGGCGCTCTCCGAGCCACCCGACCAGCGCCTCACCATTGCGCGCTACCTGAATTTCATCGAGGCCAACGCGCATCTGTCGCCCAAGAGCAAGCATCTTTATGCATCCAGCGCCCTGCGAGTGCTGGCGGCCTGCTATCCCACCGCAGACTGGGGTCCTTTCCGGAAGATAGAATTCCACCTGAAGAAGGAGGCCGACAATTACGTCAGCCATCGCAAGGACGGGCGCATCCTCTCCGGCCAATTTGTGCTCGCGAAAAGCCTAGAGCTGGAGGCCGCGGCCGAAACCATCGCGTCGCCGCTCAAGAAAGCCCTGCAGCAGCGCAACGGGACGCTCCTGGCTTTCCTGTCGCTGATCCCGCTGCGCCGGCGCACGCTGACCAGCCTCCGGTTCGGCGAGTCCATCCTCTTCGAGGACGGTGACATCCACATCGTGACCAAACCGGAGCTCACTAAGACGAAGACTTACTGGAACACGGTGGTGCCCGAGGTCCTTGCGCCGTCGCTGCAGCGCTACGTAAGCGAAACCCGTCCGTACCTCATGGCGCGAGGCGGTGCCGAGCATGATAGCCTCTGGGTCACCAAGGATGGCATGCCCCTGACCGGGACGGCAACCGGCACGCTGATCCGCACCCTGACCCAAGACCTCTTCGGCGTGGTGATCTCACCGCATCTCTTTCGTGACATCGCGGCCACAACGCTGGCCCGCATCTCGCCCGAGGCCGTGGGGCACATCCGTCCCCTGCTCGGCCACAACGGCCATCTGACGGCCGAGAAATACTACAACCACGCCACTGCCCTGGACGTCAGCCGCAGCCATGCAAGCTTGATTGCCAGCCTCAAGAAGGACGCCTGA
- a CDS encoding class II aldolase/adducin family protein, with product MSPEEKQTREDLAACYRLAALHKFTDLIYTHITARVPGEDGHFLINPYGWRWEEITASSLVKIDVNGNKVDGSPHRVNPAGFTIHSAVHMNRHDAAWIMHTHTRAGVAVSCMEEGLLPLNQISLQFHNRIGYHDFEGIALDLEERERIVADLGDHPVLMLRNHGLIATGRSAAEMFNNMFYLERSCEIQIAATSSGQPLRLVEDAIAARVYQQTVQMNEDDGDLELEWQAHLRSIEGIGADYRA from the coding sequence ATGTCCCCCGAAGAGAAACAGACCCGCGAAGACCTGGCCGCCTGCTACCGGCTGGCCGCGCTGCACAAGTTCACCGACCTCATCTACACCCACATCACCGCACGGGTGCCGGGCGAAGATGGGCATTTCCTGATCAACCCCTATGGCTGGCGCTGGGAAGAGATCACCGCCTCGTCGCTGGTGAAGATCGACGTGAACGGCAACAAGGTGGATGGCAGCCCGCATCGGGTGAACCCGGCGGGCTTCACCATCCATTCGGCGGTGCATATGAACCGGCACGACGCGGCATGGATCATGCACACGCACACGCGCGCGGGCGTGGCGGTCTCGTGCATGGAAGAGGGGCTGCTGCCGCTCAATCAGATCTCGCTGCAGTTCCACAACCGCATCGGCTATCATGACTTCGAGGGCATCGCGCTGGATCTGGAAGAGCGCGAGCGCATCGTCGCGGACCTTGGCGACCATCCGGTGCTGATGCTGCGCAACCACGGGCTCATCGCTACGGGCCGCAGCGCCGCCGAGATGTTCAACAACATGTTCTATCTGGAACGCTCGTGCGAGATTCAGATCGCCGCCACCTCCAGCGGCCAGCCGCTGCGGCTGGTGGAGGATGCGATTGCCGCGCGGGTCTATCAGCAGACTGTGCAGATGAACGAGGATGACGGCGATCTCGAGCTTGAGTGGCAGGCGCATCTGCGCTCGATCGAGGGCATCGGCGCCGACTACCGCGCCTAA